The Sagittula sp. P11 genome window below encodes:
- a CDS encoding NlpC/P60 family protein: MTDWGSYVGLPQLDGGRTRAGLDCYGLFALFYAEQLGVQLPSYSGDYASIEERAEISGLIIGGIERGPWRRVETIRPFDGLLFRVRGHATHVAIAKTERHMLHMHVGRSSLIDWTKTGWRNRFIGAYRHEVLT; the protein is encoded by the coding sequence ATGACCGACTGGGGATCATACGTGGGCCTGCCGCAACTGGACGGCGGACGCACGCGCGCCGGTCTCGACTGTTACGGCCTCTTCGCCCTGTTCTACGCCGAGCAGCTCGGCGTCCAGTTGCCCAGCTACTCGGGCGATTATGCCTCGATCGAGGAGCGGGCGGAGATCTCCGGCCTGATCATCGGCGGCATTGAACGCGGCCCGTGGCGGCGCGTCGAGACGATCCGGCCCTTCGATGGCCTGCTGTTCCGGGTCCGGGGCCATGCAACGCACGTCGCAATCGCCAAGACAGAACGGCACATGCTGCACATGCACGTCGGGCGCTCCTCGCTGATCGACTGGACGAAAACCGGCTGGCGAAATCGGTTCATCGGCGCCTATCGCCACGAGGTGCTGACATGA
- a CDS encoding phage tail length tape measure family protein: protein MPLDIHGRLTLDAKQAQGALRETSQDTRELQTSVDQLGGKGKEAASEIAALQAQLDGYRQELGQLRSAQAGSIKQIDEMGRTIDRLKAKGDQVPKTFNGAAGSVGNLTSQFNDIGVMLAAGQNPLQLAIQQGTQIGQVFQQTGAKGKDAARLILSGFTAMISPVNLITIGSIAAGAAMTNWLMSSSKEAETLDDVLDRLSGRVSDLKNDAALSAEAVKKEFGSISPALAQMLAEIRDRGLTAIQDDATKAAQALIKDVGGLGLEIARQARREGDDAGRQAVQDALRELDDATTFDEQTRAIENLKNTVASVSRGLVDASDKQRQFRDAVLDTERALRQGEQASNAILDALRQGWDGAVASVRTYGAARIEAWQSASGMLRTMQEENDLQRAILSYGEESVEVVNARQAAERRAFEEMLASSDEAETLKQKLRAAFEVGQKLEAMDIASGIWGAADAASSLVANLSNAAAQKAALASISGSQQSAARSQILLDTVGKPAERAGRLAVNDFRRELPDGGYGMIASGSVGRLGAIGSVENVLKEEAENAARLEEAARSADAEYRKLTQSLKSGRKGGGKSRTKEEKDEVAELMASLDQELALLRELDPVQREMIRVREQLASATDAERAAIRDKITTIEEEKVAQERLGQTRDEVGGLMRDFFDGFRTGASGAVSALQRVQDKLWDIGMQALILGDGPLGNLFGGGLLGLLGLKDGGDVQKRASGGMTYGMGSSRDDRVLVAASPGEFWVNADATAKYRPLLEAINAGAPLPGFANGGGVGGAAAPAQAAGQMKVQFVDATDRGLSKRRISDGIGPNGQRFPRYELADMMGSAAQVRGGGMSKLLRARGLGEKGTLR from the coding sequence ATGCCGCTCGACATTCACGGCAGACTGACGCTGGACGCCAAACAGGCGCAAGGCGCGTTGCGTGAGACCTCGCAGGACACCCGCGAGCTGCAGACGTCCGTCGACCAGCTCGGCGGCAAGGGCAAGGAAGCCGCGTCCGAGATCGCCGCGCTGCAGGCGCAGCTGGACGGCTATCGTCAGGAGCTGGGCCAGCTCCGGAGCGCGCAGGCCGGGTCGATCAAGCAGATCGACGAGATGGGGCGCACGATCGACAGGTTGAAGGCGAAGGGCGACCAGGTGCCGAAGACCTTCAACGGTGCCGCCGGTTCCGTTGGCAACCTGACCAGCCAGTTCAACGACATCGGCGTGATGCTCGCCGCAGGTCAGAACCCGCTTCAGCTCGCGATCCAGCAGGGTACGCAGATCGGGCAGGTGTTCCAGCAGACCGGCGCCAAGGGGAAGGATGCGGCGCGGCTGATCCTCTCGGGCTTCACCGCCATGATCAGCCCGGTGAACCTGATCACGATCGGCTCGATCGCGGCCGGTGCCGCCATGACGAATTGGCTCATGTCGTCGTCGAAGGAGGCGGAAACACTCGACGACGTTCTGGATCGGCTGTCCGGTCGCGTGTCTGACCTGAAGAACGACGCGGCCCTCAGCGCCGAAGCGGTGAAAAAGGAGTTCGGCAGCATCAGCCCCGCGCTTGCGCAGATGCTGGCCGAAATCCGCGACCGGGGCCTGACGGCTATTCAAGACGACGCGACGAAGGCCGCGCAGGCGCTGATCAAGGATGTCGGTGGCCTTGGCCTTGAAATCGCGCGCCAAGCGCGGCGTGAGGGCGATGACGCCGGGCGCCAGGCCGTGCAGGACGCGCTCCGGGAACTCGACGACGCGACGACCTTCGACGAGCAGACACGCGCGATCGAGAACCTGAAGAACACGGTCGCGAGCGTCTCACGGGGCCTCGTGGATGCTTCCGACAAGCAAAGACAGTTCCGCGATGCCGTCCTGGACACGGAACGCGCCCTTCGCCAGGGCGAACAGGCGAGCAACGCGATCCTCGACGCTCTGCGCCAAGGCTGGGACGGGGCGGTCGCTTCGGTCAGGACTTACGGCGCCGCGCGCATCGAAGCATGGCAGAGCGCCTCAGGCATGCTTCGGACCATGCAGGAAGAGAACGACCTGCAGCGGGCGATCCTGTCCTACGGCGAGGAAAGCGTCGAAGTCGTCAACGCGCGGCAAGCGGCCGAGCGCCGGGCCTTCGAGGAGATGCTGGCGTCGAGCGACGAGGCGGAAACCCTGAAGCAGAAGCTTCGCGCCGCCTTCGAAGTCGGGCAAAAGCTGGAGGCCATGGACATCGCCAGCGGTATCTGGGGCGCGGCCGATGCGGCCTCGTCTCTGGTTGCGAACCTTTCAAACGCGGCCGCGCAGAAAGCCGCGCTGGCCTCTATTTCCGGGTCGCAACAGTCTGCCGCGCGATCTCAAATCTTGTTGGACACGGTGGGCAAGCCTGCCGAGCGGGCCGGTCGCCTTGCGGTCAACGACTTCCGTCGGGAACTGCCGGACGGTGGCTACGGAATGATCGCGTCAGGCAGCGTGGGTCGGCTGGGCGCTATCGGATCGGTTGAGAATGTCCTGAAAGAAGAGGCCGAGAACGCAGCACGGCTCGAAGAAGCGGCCCGCTCGGCGGATGCCGAGTACCGCAAGCTGACCCAAAGCCTCAAATCAGGCCGCAAGGGCGGCGGCAAATCCCGGACGAAGGAAGAGAAGGACGAGGTCGCCGAGCTGATGGCGAGCCTCGATCAGGAGCTGGCGCTCTTGCGCGAACTCGACCCGGTCCAGCGCGAGATGATCCGCGTCCGCGAGCAGCTCGCCAGCGCCACCGATGCGGAGCGCGCGGCAATCCGCGACAAGATCACGACGATCGAGGAGGAGAAGGTCGCCCAGGAACGCCTCGGCCAGACCAGAGACGAGGTCGGCGGTCTGATGCGCGACTTCTTCGACGGCTTCCGCACCGGGGCCTCCGGCGCCGTGTCCGCCCTGCAGCGCGTCCAGGACAAGCTCTGGGACATCGGCATGCAGGCGCTGATCTTGGGCGACGGCCCCTTGGGCAACCTCTTCGGTGGTGGTCTGCTGGGGCTGCTCGGCCTGAAGGACGGCGGCGACGTGCAGAAGCGCGCGTCAGGCGGGATGACCTACGGCATGGGTAGCTCGCGGGACGACCGCGTCCTGGTCGCCGCCAGCCCGGGCGAGTTCTGGGTCAATGCCGACGCGACGGCCAAATACCGGCCTCTGCTGGAAGCGATCAACGCAGGCGCGCCGTTGCCCGGTTTCGCCAACGGCGGCGGCGTGGGCGGAGCGGCAGCGCCCGCGCAGGCGGCCGGCCAGATGAAGGTCCAGTTCGTGGACGCCACCGATCGGGGACTGAGCAAGCGCCGGATTTCCGATGGCATCGGACCGAACGGCCAGCGGTTCCCGCGTTACGAGCTGGCCGACATGATGGGCAGCGCCGCGCAGGTCCGGGGAGGCGGCATGAGCAAGCTCCTGCGGGCGCGGGGGCTGGGCGAGAAGGGAACGCTGCGATGA
- a CDS encoding DUF1799 domain-containing protein: MPEELRSGSADGSGVWPEHVDAVAAFLLVRRQWRLLPNWGARPTWVGLDLGACEAAWRMAGIQITPELLGQIMTVEHGAIEALNEG, from the coding sequence GTGCCCGAGGAGCTGCGCTCCGGAAGCGCTGACGGCAGCGGCGTCTGGCCCGAACACGTGGACGCGGTGGCGGCGTTTCTCCTGGTCCGCAGGCAATGGCGCCTCCTGCCGAACTGGGGCGCGCGCCCGACGTGGGTCGGGCTGGATCTCGGCGCATGTGAGGCCGCGTGGCGGATGGCCGGGATCCAGATCACGCCCGAGCTGCTCGGGCAGATAATGACCGTTGAACACGGCGCGATCGAGGCGTTGAACGAGGGTTAA
- a CDS encoding phage tail tube protein: MPVIRWREKTLLFKIEATYGTDAEPTGAANAVRAKNVAWNPMEGQDVDLTHEQPDLGGSPTIVADLHATLEFEVDLVGSGVAGTPPAFGPILRALGCAETVVAATSVTYNPVSSGHDAATVYLNVGGILYTSLGVRASGTITLNASGVPILKVMMTGLWVAPADQAKPTPDFTGWNNPKIVSHANSAFTIDGSARVLRSFTFDLGNEVEPRFLVGNESIEIVDRAEKLDVQIEAVPLATFNPYALAESGDRVPVVFTHEKATAGRIITLTAPTCQLMRPGAPTEAQGITEWPLSFKPLPTSGNDQWTLAFT; encoded by the coding sequence ATGCCCGTGATCCGCTGGCGCGAGAAGACCCTGCTCTTCAAGATCGAGGCTACCTACGGCACCGACGCCGAACCGACCGGCGCCGCCAATGCCGTGCGCGCGAAGAACGTCGCCTGGAACCCGATGGAGGGGCAGGACGTCGACCTTACACACGAGCAGCCGGACCTCGGCGGCTCGCCGACAATCGTCGCTGACCTGCACGCCACGCTGGAGTTCGAGGTCGACCTGGTCGGCAGCGGCGTGGCCGGAACTCCCCCGGCCTTCGGCCCGATCCTGCGCGCCCTGGGCTGCGCCGAGACCGTCGTGGCCGCAACGTCGGTGACCTATAACCCGGTCTCGTCCGGGCACGATGCGGCGACCGTCTATCTGAACGTGGGCGGGATCCTCTACACCTCGCTCGGCGTCCGCGCGTCGGGCACCATCACGCTCAACGCCTCAGGCGTCCCGATCCTGAAGGTCATGATGACCGGGCTTTGGGTCGCGCCTGCGGATCAGGCAAAGCCGACACCGGACTTCACCGGCTGGAACAACCCGAAGATCGTCAGCCACGCCAACAGCGCCTTCACCATCGACGGGTCGGCCCGCGTGCTGCGCAGCTTCACCTTCGACCTGGGCAACGAGGTCGAGCCGCGCTTCCTGGTCGGCAACGAAAGCATCGAGATCGTCGACCGCGCCGAGAAGCTGGATGTCCAGATCGAGGCAGTCCCGCTCGCCACGTTCAACCCCTACGCGCTCGCCGAAAGCGGCGACCGGGTGCCGGTCGTGTTCACCCACGAAAAGGCGACAGCGGGCCGGATCATCACCCTGACCGCGCCCACGTGCCAGCTCATGCGTCCCGGCGCGCCGACCGAAGCGCAGGGCATCACCGAATGGCCGCTGTCGTTCAAGCCGTTGCCGACGTCCGGCAACGACCAGTGGACCTTGGCCTTCACCTGA
- a CDS encoding gp436 family protein has product MPYCTQAILEEHYGTNFLIQLTDRGEEATGMINSATVDRAIAAADGMINGHLAGRYVLPLSAVPDPIPTIAERLAIYELHVYEPSDKIVRDYKDALATLDKISKGTIQLAAAGIATPTTGGGSARVTDRTRDFTAESMKGLI; this is encoded by the coding sequence ATGCCCTACTGCACACAAGCCATCCTCGAAGAGCACTACGGAACCAACTTCCTGATCCAGCTCACGGACCGCGGAGAGGAGGCGACCGGCATGATCAACAGCGCGACCGTCGACCGCGCGATCGCCGCGGCCGATGGCATGATCAACGGCCATCTGGCCGGGCGCTACGTGCTGCCGCTGTCGGCCGTGCCCGACCCGATCCCGACCATCGCTGAGCGCCTCGCGATCTACGAGCTGCACGTCTACGAGCCGAGCGACAAGATCGTCCGCGACTACAAGGACGCCCTCGCCACGCTCGACAAGATCTCGAAGGGCACGATCCAGCTCGCCGCCGCAGGCATCGCCACGCCGACCACCGGCGGCGGCAGCGCCCGGGTCACCGACCGGACGCGTGACTTCACGGCCGAAAGCATGAAGGGCCTGATCTGA
- a CDS encoding Mu-like prophage major head subunit gpT family protein: protein MLVNAANLNDLRVGFSNAFSAGLDAAPSQWKRVATEVRSTQKEQKYGWLGKMPNVREWIGARLVQNLEQHDYAIKEKKLELTIGVDKDDVETDNLGIYGPMFTEMGRSSGAYPDTLIFSLLKAGFTTECYDGQNFFDTDHPVKDEDGNDTTVANTDGGAGTGWYLLDTSRALKPLILQKRKDFKFVAKDKVTDDNVFDMNEFVYGTDARMNAGFGFWQQAWGSRQTLNAANYAIARAAISGMKGDYGRPLGQIPNLLVVPPSLESAGRKIVNSENAAGGETNEWKGTAELLVVPWLA from the coding sequence ATGCTGGTGAATGCCGCAAACCTAAACGACCTGCGCGTCGGTTTCTCGAATGCCTTCTCGGCGGGTCTGGACGCCGCTCCTTCCCAGTGGAAGCGTGTCGCGACGGAAGTCCGCAGCACGCAGAAGGAACAGAAGTACGGCTGGCTCGGCAAGATGCCGAACGTCCGCGAATGGATCGGCGCCCGCCTGGTTCAGAACCTCGAGCAGCACGACTACGCCATCAAGGAGAAGAAGCTGGAGCTGACGATCGGCGTCGACAAGGACGACGTCGAGACCGACAACCTCGGCATCTACGGCCCCATGTTCACCGAGATGGGGCGCTCCTCGGGCGCCTACCCGGACACGCTGATCTTCTCGCTCTTGAAGGCCGGTTTCACGACCGAGTGCTACGACGGGCAGAACTTCTTCGACACGGACCATCCCGTGAAGGATGAGGACGGCAACGACACGACGGTGGCGAACACCGATGGCGGCGCCGGAACCGGCTGGTATCTGCTCGACACCTCGCGCGCCCTGAAACCCCTGATCCTGCAGAAGCGGAAAGACTTCAAGTTCGTCGCGAAGGACAAGGTGACCGACGACAACGTCTTCGACATGAACGAGTTCGTCTACGGCACGGACGCGCGCATGAACGCGGGCTTCGGGTTCTGGCAGCAGGCATGGGGATCCCGGCAGACCCTCAATGCGGCCAACTATGCCATCGCTCGCGCGGCGATCTCCGGCATGAAGGGGGACTACGGTCGTCCGCTCGGCCAGATCCCGAACCTCCTCGTCGTGCCGCCGAGCCTCGAAAGCGCTGGCCGCAAGATCGTCAACAGCGAGAACGCTGCGGGCGGCGAAACGAACGAGTGGAAGGGGACGGCCGAGCTGCTCGTCGTGCCGTGGCTGGCATGA
- a CDS encoding phage protease, which produces MNTSLVTSPLAAIELTEAGQGAPEWIHILPPAGQPFRSIDGRGPWHYDDPDELIRASFAAEGPRLFVDINHATTRVGPFGGEAPSYGEITEMQSRETGIWARVEWSRKGAELMADRAYRGVSPVILSNKKTGKLSRVWHVSLTNTPALGGAITSLSKEDPEMNLSAIAKALGLGEDATEEEILAAIRDMKATATTDDLSVLVTALGANEDATVSELAVLARSLVSNAKSGDRVEELSEQLAEMKAEAFVEAQLAAGVGIKADFRDELIALHKEDPARAARVCAQLPKLGRIKPTTPGPQEQISELTVDQRQIADQLGIAHDKYLASLQADAKAQEA; this is translated from the coding sequence ATGAACACGTCCCTTGTCACCTCGCCCCTTGCGGCAATCGAACTGACCGAAGCCGGTCAGGGCGCGCCCGAGTGGATCCACATCCTGCCTCCGGCCGGTCAGCCGTTCCGCTCGATCGACGGTCGCGGACCGTGGCACTACGACGACCCCGACGAGCTGATCCGCGCGAGCTTCGCAGCCGAAGGGCCGCGTCTCTTCGTGGACATCAACCACGCGACGACGCGCGTAGGCCCGTTTGGTGGCGAGGCGCCGTCCTACGGCGAAATCACCGAAATGCAGTCGCGCGAAACCGGCATCTGGGCGCGCGTCGAATGGAGCCGGAAGGGCGCCGAGCTGATGGCGGATCGCGCCTATCGTGGCGTCTCGCCGGTCATCCTGTCGAACAAGAAGACCGGCAAGCTGAGCCGCGTCTGGCACGTCTCCCTGACCAATACCCCCGCACTGGGCGGGGCTATCACTTCCCTTTCCAAGGAGGATCCGGAAATGAACCTGTCCGCAATTGCCAAGGCGCTCGGCCTTGGCGAGGACGCGACCGAGGAAGAGATCCTCGCTGCGATCCGCGACATGAAGGCGACGGCCACCACCGACGACCTGTCCGTTCTCGTGACGGCGCTTGGCGCCAACGAGGACGCCACCGTCTCGGAGCTGGCGGTACTGGCCCGTTCCCTCGTTTCGAACGCCAAGAGCGGCGACCGTGTCGAGGAACTTTCGGAGCAGCTCGCCGAGATGAAGGCCGAGGCCTTCGTCGAAGCGCAGCTCGCGGCTGGCGTCGGCATCAAGGCCGACTTCCGCGACGAGTTGATCGCTCTTCACAAGGAAGACCCGGCACGCGCCGCCCGCGTCTGCGCCCAGCTTCCCAAGCTCGGCCGCATCAAGCCGACCACGCCCGGCCCGCAGGAGCAGATCTCCGAACTGACGGTGGATCAGCGCCAGATCGCGGATCAGCTCGGGATCGCTCACGACAAGTACTTGGCGAGCCTTCAGGCCGACGCCAAAGCGCAGGAGGCCTGA
- a CDS encoding phage virion morphogenesis protein produces the protein MIQIDLTTRAMTEAFVEAAGAIGDLTPLMADLGEYLVESTKQRFATSTAPDGSTWAPRSQTTLDAYARRKDRPKGGPLVGVTRALSTTIAYEHAADHVDWGSNMIYAAVMQFGAAQGEFGARIGKDKNGRDYFMTIPWGDIPARPYLGVSTDDETAIIDIVEEYLGDSLR, from the coding sequence ATGATCCAGATCGACCTTACGACCAGGGCCATGACGGAGGCGTTCGTGGAAGCGGCTGGCGCCATCGGGGACTTGACGCCCCTGATGGCGGATCTCGGCGAGTACCTGGTCGAAAGCACAAAGCAACGCTTCGCAACGTCGACCGCCCCGGACGGTTCAACCTGGGCACCGCGCAGCCAGACGACGCTCGACGCCTACGCACGACGGAAAGACCGGCCCAAGGGTGGCCCGCTGGTCGGCGTCACCCGCGCGCTGTCCACCACAATCGCCTATGAACACGCCGCCGATCACGTCGACTGGGGGTCGAACATGATCTATGCGGCCGTGATGCAGTTCGGCGCGGCGCAGGGCGAGTTCGGCGCACGGATCGGGAAAGACAAGAACGGTCGGGACTATTTCATGACCATACCGTGGGGCGACATTCCCGCCCGGCCGTATCTCGGAGTTTCAACGGACGACGAGACCGCGATCATCGACATCGTCGAGGAATACCTGGGCGACAGTCTCCGCTGA
- a CDS encoding phage minor head protein: MADSVTATFRRPFAEQTAAWRLRLGNLLPSRAWDDVWKESHDRGFMVAGAMKADLLARLAEAVGKSIEDGRSLEEFRRDFRQIVTDTGWHGWTGEETKAGRAWRTRVIYQTNLLSTYAAGRYAQLRAAGFPLWVYRHGGSLDPREQHLSWDGLILPSDHPFWLTHFPPNGWGCSCYVVGARSERGAVRLGGDPSKRLPDGWDLVDARTGELDGIGRGWGYAPGRTVADAITSIVATKRDTLPPEIWEDLAENLNELFGETEA; the protein is encoded by the coding sequence ATGGCCGACAGCGTCACAGCCACTTTCCGCCGCCCGTTCGCGGAGCAGACCGCAGCGTGGCGCCTGCGCCTGGGCAACCTGTTGCCGTCCCGAGCGTGGGACGACGTGTGGAAGGAAAGCCATGATCGCGGCTTCATGGTCGCCGGTGCGATGAAGGCCGACCTGCTGGCGCGATTGGCCGAAGCTGTCGGCAAGTCGATCGAGGACGGCCGCAGCCTCGAAGAGTTCCGCCGCGACTTCCGCCAGATCGTCACCGACACGGGCTGGCACGGCTGGACCGGCGAAGAGACGAAGGCGGGGCGCGCCTGGCGAACGCGCGTCATCTACCAAACCAACCTCCTCAGCACCTACGCCGCCGGTCGCTATGCGCAGCTTCGAGCGGCGGGCTTTCCGCTTTGGGTCTATCGGCACGGCGGCTCGCTCGATCCTCGCGAGCAGCACTTGTCCTGGGACGGCCTGATCCTGCCCTCTGACCATCCGTTCTGGCTGACGCATTTCCCGCCGAACGGCTGGGGGTGCAGTTGCTACGTCGTCGGCGCCAGATCGGAGCGCGGAGCTGTCCGCCTCGGCGGCGATCCGTCGAAGCGTCTTCCCGACGGCTGGGATCTCGTCGATGCGCGGACCGGAGAGCTGGACGGGATCGGCAGGGGCTGGGGCTACGCGCCCGGCCGCACGGTTGCGGACGCCATCACCTCGATCGTCGCGACCAAGCGGGACACCCTGCCACCCGAGATTTGGGAAGACCTCGCAGAAAACCTGAACGAGCTATTCGGCGAGACGGAGGCCTGA
- a CDS encoding DUF935 domain-containing protein, translating into MSLLDQYGRPVKKAELTQEVAAPTISGVRSPMTGYPGDGLNPIRLANILREADAGDPLRFLELAEVIEERDPHYLGVLGTRRRSVSQLEITVKDGGDDPVDKDAAQLIRDWLDRGELVDELFHILDAIGKGFSQTEIIWDHSEGQWEVQRLELRDPRFFTFDRVDLTTPLLIGENGQPEELPPYKFISARIAAKSGIPARSGLARVVTWPYLFKRFTERDWAIFTQTYGQPLRLGKYGPGSTEDDRKTLMRAVANIAGDCAAMIPESMVIEFVQTGNISGSLDLYERRADWYDRQVSKAVLGQTATTDSEVGGLGSGKEHRAVQEDIERADAIALAAILTRDLVRPIVDLNFGPRKRYPKLVIARPEAEDLSAWTTAVTPWVDRGLAIDEEDVREKFGLRAPAKDAKILGKAGAPQSGDEETARKAPESAVKGPFNGLPDPAPGADALSALPASQRATDALPPVEDRLAREAAPEMEVLLIRIEEMLAQADTLDEARAMLLAAYPELPVKDLAGIFAAAFAATELGGRSAVMAESATE; encoded by the coding sequence ATGAGCCTGCTCGATCAATACGGTCGGCCGGTCAAGAAGGCCGAGCTGACGCAGGAGGTGGCGGCTCCGACCATCTCCGGCGTCCGCTCGCCGATGACGGGCTATCCCGGTGACGGTCTGAACCCGATCCGGCTGGCGAACATCCTGCGCGAGGCAGATGCTGGCGACCCGCTGCGCTTCCTGGAACTGGCCGAGGTGATCGAGGAGCGGGATCCGCATTACCTCGGCGTCCTGGGCACGCGCCGCCGGTCGGTCAGCCAGCTCGAAATAACCGTGAAGGACGGCGGTGACGACCCGGTCGACAAGGATGCCGCTCAGTTGATCCGCGACTGGCTCGATCGTGGCGAGCTGGTCGACGAGCTGTTTCATATCCTCGACGCGATCGGGAAAGGCTTCAGCCAGACCGAAATCATCTGGGATCACTCCGAAGGGCAATGGGAAGTGCAGCGGCTGGAGCTGCGCGACCCGCGCTTCTTCACGTTCGACCGCGTCGATCTGACCACACCCCTGCTGATCGGCGAGAACGGCCAGCCGGAGGAGCTGCCACCCTACAAGTTCATCTCGGCGCGCATCGCCGCGAAGTCGGGGATCCCGGCCCGGTCCGGTCTCGCCCGCGTCGTGACGTGGCCCTACCTCTTCAAGCGCTTCACAGAACGGGACTGGGCGATCTTCACGCAGACCTATGGGCAGCCGCTTCGCCTGGGCAAGTACGGACCCGGTTCGACCGAAGACGACCGGAAAACCCTGATGCGCGCGGTGGCTAACATCGCTGGCGACTGCGCGGCGATGATCCCGGAAAGCATGGTCATCGAGTTCGTGCAGACCGGGAACATCTCAGGCTCGCTGGATCTCTACGAGCGCCGGGCGGACTGGTACGACCGGCAAGTCTCGAAGGCCGTTCTCGGCCAGACGGCGACGACCGACTCCGAAGTCGGCGGTCTGGGATCTGGCAAAGAGCATCGCGCCGTCCAGGAGGACATCGAGCGGGCCGACGCCATCGCCCTTGCCGCGATCCTGACCCGAGACCTGGTCCGCCCGATCGTCGATCTGAACTTCGGGCCGCGCAAGCGGTATCCGAAACTCGTGATCGCCCGGCCGGAAGCCGAAGACCTGTCCGCCTGGACCACGGCAGTCACCCCATGGGTCGATCGCGGTCTGGCGATCGACGAAGAGGACGTCCGCGAGAAGTTCGGGCTGCGCGCCCCTGCCAAAGACGCAAAAATCCTCGGAAAGGCCGGTGCGCCGCAATCCGGCGACGAGGAAACGGCCCGCAAAGCGCCGGAGAGCGCCGTTAAAGGGCCATTTAACGGCCTTCCCGACCCGGCGCCGGGGGCTGACGCGCTGAGCGCCCTTCCCGCCTCACAGCGCGCCACTGACGCATTGCCGCCCGTCGAGGATCGTCTGGCGCGCGAAGCCGCCCCCGAAATGGAGGTGCTGCTGATCCGGATCGAGGAAATGCTGGCGCAAGCTGACACCCTCGACGAAGCCCGCGCGATGCTGCTCGCCGCCTATCCGGAGTTGCCGGTCAAGGATCTCGCCGGGATCTTTGCCGCCGCCTTCGCCGCGACCGAGCTGGGCGGCCGGTCTGCGGTCATGGCCGAAAGCGCGACCGAGTGA
- a CDS encoding DNA adenine methylase, which yields MTSQTGANYAKPIAPYLGGKRNLAKRICAIIDGHDHVTYAEPFVGMGGIFLRRRRAARSEFINDWNKEVYNLFRILQEHYVAFLDMLRFQITSQANFNRLCDVDPDTLTDLQRAARFLYLQRTGFGGKVSGRSFGLATDRPSRLNLTTLEPDLEALHERLAGVTVTSLDFEAFIARIDRKSVFFYLDPPYWGGETDYGKGAFSRDRFADMAQTLRGIKGAFLLSINDVPEIRELFDWAHIAPVSTTYSVAKGAAQPGRAELLIGNFDFQT from the coding sequence ATGACCAGCCAGACCGGCGCCAACTATGCTAAACCCATCGCTCCCTATCTCGGGGGGAAGCGCAACCTCGCGAAGAGGATCTGCGCGATCATCGACGGCCACGACCACGTGACCTACGCCGAACCGTTCGTCGGCATGGGCGGGATCTTCCTTCGACGTCGCCGCGCGGCCCGATCGGAGTTCATCAACGACTGGAACAAGGAGGTCTACAACCTGTTCCGGATCCTGCAGGAGCATTACGTCGCCTTCCTCGACATGCTGCGTTTCCAGATCACGTCGCAGGCGAACTTCAACCGCCTGTGCGACGTCGATCCGGACACGTTGACCGACCTGCAGCGCGCGGCACGGTTCCTCTACCTGCAGCGCACGGGCTTTGGCGGGAAGGTATCAGGAAGGAGCTTCGGTCTTGCCACCGACCGTCCCAGCCGCCTCAACCTGACCACACTGGAGCCGGATCTCGAAGCTCTGCATGAGCGGCTAGCGGGCGTGACCGTGACAAGCCTCGACTTCGAAGCCTTCATCGCCCGGATCGACCGCAAGTCGGTCTTCTTCTACCTCGACCCGCCCTACTGGGGCGGGGAGACAGACTACGGTAAGGGTGCCTTCTCGCGGGACCGTTTCGCCGACATGGCGCAAACACTGCGCGGCATTAAGGGCGCCTTCCTGCTGTCGATCAACGATGTGCCGGAAATCCGCGAGCTGTTCGACTGGGCGCACATCGCGCCGGTCTCTACGACCTACTCGGTCGCAAAAGGCGCGGCACAACCCGGCCGGGCCGAACTGCTGATCGGCAACTTCGACTTCCAGACATGA
- a CDS encoding DUF6527 family protein, with translation MTPLRAVHYPENARLRQDRIPGSIWFAPCGEGEASMLWFVCPCGCGTLRNISIGHRHKPKMRGPSWYWNGSATEATLDPSVNAAPAGDCNGWHGWLRDGYWEAC, from the coding sequence ATGACCCCCTTGCGCGCCGTTCACTATCCCGAAAACGCTCGTCTCCGTCAGGACAGGATACCCGGCTCGATCTGGTTCGCGCCGTGCGGCGAAGGCGAGGCGTCGATGCTCTGGTTCGTCTGCCCCTGCGGCTGCGGCACGCTCCGCAACATCTCCATCGGGCACCGGCACAAACCGAAAATGCGCGGCCCGTCCTGGTACTGGAACGGCAGCGCGACCGAGGCGACCCTCGATCCCTCCGTGAATGCCGCCCCGGCGGGCGACTGCAACGGCTGGCACGGCTGGCTCCGCGACGGCTACTGGGAGGCCTGCTGA